The Sandaracinus amylolyticus genomic interval ACGCAGCGTGGGACTACCTGCGCACCGTCGCGCGCCAGCCGCAGTGCACGGAGCTCTCGGACGCGGAGAACGTCGGTGAGATCGAGGCCGACCCGTACACGCAGCTGCTCGACAAGGAGCGCTGGGGCCGCATCGACGCGACGCTGCAGACCTTCTCGGCGAAGGATCGCACCTTCGTGCGCCTCTACTACATGGATGGCCTGACCCCCGAGGAGGTCGCCGAGGAGATGCACATCTCGGTGAAGACGGTCTACTCGAAGAAGCACAAGATCCGCTGCCGCCTCCAGCGCATGCTGCAGCCGATCGTCGATCACGCGGCGTGATGCCGCCGCGAGGCACGAGCCGTATGCTCCGCGGCCGTGCCGCCGTCCTGGATCGGTCCTGCGCTCGCGATCGTCGCCTATCTGGTGGGGTCGATCTCGTTCGCGCTGCTGATCGCACGACGCAAGGGCATCGACCTCTACGGTGAGGGAAGTGGGAATCCCGGTGCGACGAACGTCGGCCGGGTGATCGGGAAGAAGGAAGGACGCGCCGTCCTCCTGCTCGACGCGCTGAAGGGCGCGCTGCCGTACGGGGCGGCGGTGCTCGTGCTCGGTCGAGACGACGTGTGGACCGCGGTCTGCGGCGTCGCAGCGGTGGTCGGGCATTGTTTGCCCGTGTGGCACCGCTTCCGCGGCGGGAAGGGCGCGGCGACGGCAGCCGGGGTGATGCTGGTCGCGCAGCCGATCGCGGGCGTGGCGGCGGTCGTCGGATACTTGGTGCTCAAACGAGTCACGCGGCGGGCGAGCGTGGGATCGCTCGTCGGCGCGGTGATCGGTGCGGCGATCGTCGTCGCGCTCGAGGGCGCGCGATCGACGGTCGGGACGATGACGATCGCGGTCGCGGTCGTCGTGTGGCTGCGGCATGCGGACAACCTGGTGCGGTTGGCGCGCGGGGAGGAGCCGCCGTCGTGATGCGCGCGCTCGCTGTGATCGTGGCGAGCGTGGTGCTCGTCGCGTGTGGAGGCGCGCCGCGGGCGGTGGTGCCACGCGCCGTGAGCTCGTCGGGGGACGAGCACGTCGCGTCGATCGGCGATGCGTCGCTCTCGGTGATCGCGCGGCCGAGCGATGGGCGCACGTGGGTGTCGCTCTGGATCGACGCGGGATCGCGCGATGCGCAGCCGGCGGCGATCGCGACGGTCGCGGCCTGGGCCATCGCAGACGGGCGCGAGATCGAGGCGCGCGTGATCCCGGACGGGACCGAGCTGCACGTCGGGTGCGAGAGCGCGCAGATCGAGGTGTGCGTCGAGGCGCTCGCGGGCGTGCTCGCGACGAGGACGATCGACGAGCACGCGCTCGATGCCGCGTTGGAGCGGCTGCGCGCGGCGCGGCGTGGCTCGCGCGCGGACGTCGAGCGGGCGGCCGATCGGCTCGCGATCGCCGCGCTCACCGGCGATGCGCCCGGGATGGACCCGCTCGGCGACGCGAGTGAGGATGCGTCGATCACGCGCGCCGAGATCGAGCGCTTCGTCGCGACCCACTACGGGCCGGCGCGCGCGCTGTTCGTGGTGATCGGAGACGCGGACGAAGCGCGGGTGCGCGCGGCGATCGCGGACGCGCTCGGGCGCGCCCCCGGCGCGATGACGAGCCGCACGGTGCGCGCGTTCGAGCCGAGCGTCGGCGCGCGCGTCGAGGTCGACGACCAGAGCGCGACCAGCGTCGCGATCGCAGTGCGCGACGTGCCGCACGCGCTCGCAATCGCGCGGCGTGCGACCGCCGAGCTCGAAGGCGGGAGCGCGAGCGTGTTCCCGCTGCGTGGCGGTGAGATCGTGCTCGTGCGCGGCCGCGACGCGGACGAGGTGATCGCGGCCGCGACGTACGCACGCGCGCTCGGAGGAGAGCGCCCGGACGCGCTCGCCGAGGACGATCCGCGCTCGCTTGCGCGGCGAGTCGGCGCGCGGTGGGTCGCGCGCACGAGCGAGCGCGTCGAGGGTGGGCTCGGCGTCGGTGCGGTGATCGCGGGCGGGCGCGGCGACGCTGACGCCGACGATCCCGATGCGCGAGCGCGCGAGGAAGCGACCGCGCGGATCGACGCGCTCGCACGCGCGAGCGACGCCGCGTCGCGCGGCGAAGGATTGCGCGAGGAGACGAGCGCGCACGGCGTTTCGATCCGCGATGCGCACGGCACCCGTGTCGCGGTGCGCGCAGCGCCGATCGGACGCGTCGCGATCGCGGTGTCGATCGCGGGCGGCGTGCGCGACGAGCCCGCTCGCGTGCAAGGGCGGAGCGCGCTCCTCGCGCGCCTGCTCGCGCGCTGCATCGACGCGCACGAAGCGGGTGCGTGGGTCGATGCGAGCTCGTTCGGCGCGAGCGTGGAGGTCGCTCCGGCGCGTGCGCTCGACGCGATCGAGCACGTGACGCGCTGCGTGCGCAGGATGGGGTGGAGCCCGGCGTCGCTCGAGGACGCGCGCGCGCGCGCGATCGCCTCGCTCGACGGCGACAGCGAGCGGCTGGCGCGCGCCGCATCGGTGCTGGTGCCGGGCGCGCCTGGGATGATCGCGCCTTCGGGCACGCTCGCGTCGCTCGCCGCGATCGACCCGCGTTCGGTCGAGCGCGCATGGGCGAGGCTCGCGACGCGTGGCGCGGTGTCTCTCGCGATCGTCGGTGACGTCGACGCAGGGCCGATCGCGCGTGCGGCGTTGCTCGGGCTCGTGTCGCTGCCTGCGCCCGAGAGCACGCGCCCGAGCGACGCGGTCGCGAGCGTCGGGGGAGAGGAGATCGTCGCGGTGCGCTCGCTCGACGAGCGCGTCGAGGTGACGATCGCGCTGCGTGATCCCACTCCGCGTGCGAGCGACGACGTGGGCGCGCGCGCGGCGCTCGATGCGTGGATCGCGGCGCTCGACGGGCCCGCGCTGCGCGTCGCGTGGGCGCGATCCGGTGCCGGTGCGGAAGGTGCGTGGATCGCGATCGCGGTGCGCGGCGACGAAGAGACGATCACGACGTTGCCGGCGCGCATCGAGCGCGCGCGAGAGGCTGCACGATCACGGATCGACGAGGCAGTCCAGGGCGCGATCCGAACGACGCGCGAGTCGCGCGCTCGAGACGCCGCGACCGCGCGGGCGAGCGCGCGCCATCTCGCGCGAGGCGACGACGATCACGCCATCGACGCGGACGCGTCCGCGCGCACCGCGCGCGCGCTGGTCGACGGCACGCCTCGTTACGTCATCGCGCGTCCGGCTGCGGCCGAGGAGCAGCGCGGGCGTTGACCCTCCGCCACGCGCGTGGCATACGCCCGCGCGTGCCGAATGAACGGCCATTCAGCGCAGGCGACGAGGGCGAGGAGGACGCCGCGCCCGCGCGCCCCACGAAGTCGAAGGCCAAGCGCGCGTCCGACCGCGGCGGCCCCGACAAGCGCGAGCGCATCCTGCGCGCCGCCATCCGCGTGTTCGCGCGCAAGGGCTTCTACGCCACGCGCGTCAGCGAGATCGCGAAGGCCGCGGGCGTCGCCGACGGCACCATCTATCTCTATTTCAAGAACAAGGACGACGTCCTCGTCTCGATCTTCGAGGACCGCATCTCGAAGCTCATCAAGGTGCTGCGCAGCGAGCTCGAGCAGGGCGGCACCTTCGACGAGAAGTTCCGTCGCGTGATCGAGCTCCAGCTCGGTCTGCTCGAAGGACAGCGCGACCTCGCGGAGGTCGTCACGGTGAACCTTCGTCAGTCGTCGCGATTGCTGAAGCAGTACGCGACGCCGCTCTTCACCGAGTACCTCGAGGTGATCGCGGGGCTCGTCGCGCAGGGACAGCGCGAAGGGGTCGTTCGTCCGGATCTGAATCCCCGCATCCTGGCGCGTGCGTTGTGGGGCGCGCTCGATGGTGTCGCGGTGACTTGGGCGCTCGGTGGAGGGGGCGAATCGGGCCAGCTCCATCGCGCTGCTTCGCAGGTTGCGAGCGTGTTTCTGGAGGGTGTTCGTCGCAACGCAGACCGTGCTTGACACACTGCGTCGTGGCTTCTACATCGCCGCTGGTTTTCGTTGGTGACGCACCTCACGAGGTGCAGAGTCACCTGCTTCTTCCTCGATTCGTCCCGTAGGAGGGCTCACGTGAAAATCCTCGTTCCCGTCAAGCGCGTCGCGGATCCCGACAACGCGAACAAGGTGAAGGTCTCGCCCGACGGTCAGCGCGTGACGTCGGACGGGCTCGAGTGGAAGCTGAACCCGTTCGACGAGTACGCCGTCGAGGCCGCGCTGCGCATCAACGAGAACGGCGCGAGCGGCGAGAAGCTCGGCGAGGTCGTCGTGGTGAGCCTCGGTCCGGACGACGTGCAGACGACGCTGCGTCAGCCGCTCGCGATGGGCGCGGACCGCGGCGTGCAGATCAAGGCGACCGACGATCAGCTCGACTCGAGCGTGGTCGCGAAGGCGCTCAAGGCGCTCGTCGACGCGGAGAAGCCCGACCTCGTGCTGATGGGCAAGCAGGCGGTCGACGGCGACTCGAACACCGCGGGCCAGATGCTCGCGGAGCTGCTCGGCTGGCCGATGGCGACGTTCGCGATGGCCCTCGAGGTCGACGCGAGCGGCAAGGCGATCAAGGTGGGCCGCGAGGTCGACACCGGCGTGCTCACCGTGAAGGTGACGCTGCCTGCCGTCGTGACGGTCGACCTGCGCATCGTGTCGCCCGCCGCGGTGAAGAACAGCAAGACGCCGGACAGCCACAAGTACAACGAGGGCGCGCGCTACGCGTCGCTCAAGGGCATCATGGCCGCCAAGAAGAAGCCGATCGACGTCAAGTCGCTCGCGGATCTCGGCGTCACGAGCGCGCCCGTCGTGAAGTACTCGAAGTTCGAGCTGCCGCCCGCGCGCTCGGGCCAGGTCAAGTACGTCGAGTCGGTGCAGGAGCTCGTCACGAAGCTCCGCACCGAGGCGAAGGTCCTCTGAGCCGCTGTTCCTGAACCCAGCGCGAGAAAGTAAGGAGACGGGAACATGACGGATGTCCTGGTTGTCGCGGAGCTCCTCGAAGGTGGGATGCGCCGCAGCACGCTGAGCGCGGTCAACTTCGCCAAGCAGGTCGCCGAGGGAACGGGCGGCTCGTTCGACATCCTCGCGATCGGCGAGGGCGCGGACAACGCGGCGTCGCAGCTCTCGGGCTACGGCGCGCGCAAGATCTTCACTGCGGAGATCGAGGGCGGGTACGTCGCGGAGAAGTACGCGCCGACGGTCGCCGAGGTGGCGAAGAGCGGTGACTACGGCGTCGTGTCGGCGACGGCGACGACGTACGGCAAGGACCTGCTTCCGCGCGTCGCGGCGCGCCTCGAGGCGGGCGTCGCGAGCGACATCGCGAGCGTCGCGGTCGACGGCGGGAAGATCGTCTATCGCCGCCCGATGTACGCCGGCAACGTGTTCGGCTACTGCACGGTCGAGACGCCGATCCAGGTGGTCACCGTGCGTCAGACCGAGTTCGAGGCGGCGGCGGAGAGCGGTGGATCGAGCGACACCGAGTCGGTCTCGATCGCCGAGGACGACGCGGCGTCGCGCGTGGAGTTCGTGTCGCTCGAGTCGCAGAAGAGCGAGCGCCCCGAGCTCACTGAGGCGGAGATCGTCGTGTCGGGCGGTCGCGCGCTGAAGAGCGCGGAGAACTTCAAGACGGTGCTCGAGCCGCTCGTCGACACGCTCGGAGCGGCGATGGGCGCGTCGCGCGCGGCGGCGGACGCGGGCTACGTGCCGAACGATCTGCAGGTCGGTCAGACCGGCAAGGTCGTCGCGCCGAAGCTCTACTTCGCGGTCGGCATCAGCGGCGCGATCCAGCACCTCGCGGGCATGAAGGGCTCGAAGGTGATCGTCGCGATCAACAAGGACAAGGAAGCGCCGATCGCGCAGGTCGCGGACTACTTCCTCGTCGGCGATCTCTTCCAGGTCATCCCGGAGCTGACGGGCGAGATCAAGAAGGCGCGCGGCTGAGCCATCGGATCGAGCTCGCGTGAACGAGACCGCGCGCGGCGGAAGCTGCGCGCGGTTTCGTGTTCCGTCGGTCGAACGTTGGTATGTTGCGCCCCGGTGAGCGTCGGTGAGCGTCGGGGTTGGGTCGCGCTGGTCGCGGCCGTCGTGATCGCGAGCGCGGCATCGAGCGCGCGTGCGGACGGGCCCTACGAGGGCGATTGGCGCGCCGGGCCGATGCGCATCGACGTGCAGGTCGAGAGCTGGGGCGGCGACTGCGGGCCGCGTCCGGAGTCGACGACCGTGCCGGGCGGATCGACGGTCCACGTCACGCAGTCGGGCGACGATCTGACGTTCCAGGGGCGTCCCGCGCGCAGCACGCGCGGATGCTGGAGCGAGAACGCGTCGGTGCGGCGCGTGTCGTCGAGCTTCCAGGCGGGCACGTGGCGGATCGTGTGCCGCACGCCCGACGACGATCCGCGCGCCGAGACCGGGCAGTACACGCTTCGCGCGGAGGGCACCGAGCGCATCGAGTTCCGCGACGTGAGCCGCTACGACTGGCAGCTCAACGAGTCGTCGTGCCGCGCGACGATCACGTCGACGCAGACGTTCGAGCGCGTCGGCGGCGCGAGCCCGACACCGGAGCCCGAGCCGATGCCGACTCCGACGCCCGAGCCGGAGCGCGAGCCCGCGTGCACGCCGGGCGCACCGGCGCGGATCTCGCTGCGCCCGGCGCAGTCGACGCTCGAGCCGGGCGGACGCGTGTGCCTGAGCGCGCGTGTCGTCGATGCGAACGGGTGCGCGATCCGCGGGCGATCGCCGCGGCTTGAGCTCCGTACGCCGCCGGGCGCGACGGGCCAGCTGCGCGGGACGTGCTTCGAGGCGGCAGCGAGCGCGGCGGAGGGCGAAGGCGAGTTCACGATCGTCGCGCGCGACGGAGCGATGGAGGCCCAGGTGCGCGTGCAGGTGCGCACGCCGGATCTCTCGGACCTCATCGCGCGTCGAGCCGAGGGCGGCGGCGCCGTGACGCTCGGCGATGCGGAGAGCACGTCGGAAGAAGCCGCGCGCGTTGCGGCGCGGAGCGAAGGCGCTGCGCGCGGGACGCCGGCGTGGCTCGTCGCGGGCGCCGTGCTCGGGCTCGTCATGGTCGTCGTGGCGAGCATCGGGCTGGTCGTGGTCGGGCGGCGCCGCAGGAAGAAGAAGGAGCGACCGATCGTCGCGAGCGAGGTGCACGAGGCGCCCGTCGCGCCCGTGCCGGCGCCGGTCCCGCCGCCTCCGCCGGTCGCGAGCGGAGAGCCGAAGATCTGCCCGACGTGTCGCCGCGGATATCCGCCCGACGCGACGACGTGCTCGGTCGACGGGACGCCGCTCGTCGCCTACGCGGACTTCGCCGCGGGCAAGGCCGCGAGCACCGCCGCGAGCGAGAAGATCTGCCCGGTCTGCGGCACTCGATATCCGGCCTCGACCCGCTTCTGCGGCAAGGACGGGACGACCCTGAGCTGACATCGCGCTGAGGCGCGATCGCTACACCCAAGGGTGTGCGCGTCGTCGGTTCTATCAGGCCGAACGAGATGTGAGCCGAGCTTGATCGGCGCGTCGCGAGACGGGTATCCTCGCACGCGCTTTCGGGCCGCTCCGCTATCGTTCCGAGCTGTTTTGTCGCTCGGGGGACCAGGCCATTCGACCGATCGAGGGGATCACCGAGATGAAAATCGTCTGCGACAGCTGTGGCGCCAAGTACTCGATTGCCGACGAGAAGGTGGCAGGCCGGGTCTTCAAGATCCGGTGCAAGAAGTGCGGCGCGGCGATCGTCGTGCGCGGTGATCAGTCGTCGTCGCAGGAGAGCGCGGCCGCGGGTGGAGCGGCGCCCGCCGGCAACTTCGACTACGGCGGCGAGGCCGTGTGGCACGTGGTCGTCGAGGGCGAGCAGCAGGGCCCGTTCTCGCCCGCGCAGCTCGGCCAGATGATCTCGGCGAACACGATCGCGTGGGACGCGTACGTGTGGCGCGAGGGCTACGACGACTGGAAGCCGGCGCAGGACATCGAGGAGCTCGTCCAGGCGATCATGAACCCGGGCGGCGGCGCCGCGGGTGGCGGTGAGGCGGCGGCGAGTGACGATCCGTTCGCCGAGGCCGCCGCGGCGCCCGCGAGCAAGCCGGCGCCGGCGGCGTCGTCGGGCTCGGATGCAGGCGCGGATCTCTTCGCGCAGAGCGAGTCGGCGAGCCCGTTCGGCGGTGGAAGCCCGTTCGGTGGCGGTGGTGACGACGACGACGTGGTCGCGTCGGCGCCGAGCCCGCGGGTGAGCGCGAACCAGGCGATGACCGGCGCGCGCAACGAGAACTCGGTGCTGTTCTCGCTCTCGAACCTGCAGGCGCTCGCGACCGGCGGCTCGAGCCCCGGGGCGTCGACCAGCTCGTCGTCGAGCGCGGCGAAGTCGTCCTCGTCGTCGGCGGCCGCGGCGCGGCCGGGGATGGCGGCGGGCGAGGGCTCGGGCCTGATCGACATCCGCGCGCTCGCGAGCGCGACCGGTGTCGCGGGCGGCGGTGCGGCGACGGGCGGGATCGCGCCCGCGGCGTCGCCGGCGCGCGTCGATGATCTCCTCAGCATCGGTACGGCTTCGCCGGGTCTCGGGTCGGCGCTCGGCGCGCCGGTGATCATCCCCGAGAAGAAGGAAGAGGGCGGCGGCAAGGGCCTGGTGATCGGCATGTCGATCCTGGGCGGCTGCATCCTCGTGGCGGCGATCGCGATCGTCGTCGTGATGTCGAACCAGCCCGACCCCGCGACGATCGCGGCGGCCGACACGGCGGCTGCGGGCGCGCTCGCGCCGGGTGCGACGGCGGCCGCGCCGGGCGCGACGGCGGTGCCCGGCACGACGGCCGTTCCGGGGACCGCCGCGCCGACGCCTGCGACGGGCACCGAAGTCGCGGCGGCAGCGGGTGGGACGACGGGCGGGACGACCGCGCCGGCGGCGCCCGCGACCGGCACCTCGGGCGCCACGGCGCGCGAGGAAGAGGGCAGCAGCGAGGGCCGCAGCGGTGGCGGCAGCGGTCGTCGTCGTGAGCGCGGCGCCTCGGGCTCGTCGGGCGGCGGCAGTGAGCCGGCGGCTGCGAGCAGCGGCGGCGGCGGCTCGTCGGGCGGCAGCGCGGCGTCGGGTGGCTCGTCGTCGGGCAGCCGCAGCGGTGGCGGCGGTGGCGGCGGCAGCGACATCGACAGCCTGCTCCAGGGCGCGCTCGGCGGCAGCGGCGGTGGCGGCCGTAGCGGCGGTGGCGGTGGCAGTGGTGGTGGCGGCGGTGACTCGTCGCTCCCGCAGACCCCGTCGCGTGACGACGTCGTGCGCGCGATGGGCAGCGTGCAGAGCGCGGTCGCGGCGTGCGGCGGCGGTCAGCACGGCACCGCGACGGTCGCGATCTCGGTCGCGGGCACGTCGGGTCGCGTGACGAACGCGACGGTCGGCGGTCAGTTCGCGGGCACGCCGGTCGGCTCGTGCATCGCGCGTGCGGTGCGTGGCGCGTCGTTCCCGCGCTTCCAGCGCGCGACGTTCACGATCAACTATCCGTTCCGCCTCTGATCGCGAGCGCGTGAACGCGCGAGGAGCCCCGTCCGCGTGAAGCGGGCGGGGCTTCTTCGTTCCGTCGGTCAGCGGCGTCGGCGCACGAAGAACGCGATCAGACCCGCGACGAGCGCGACGAGCCCGACCGCGAGCGCGACGAGCGGCATGCGCGACTCGCTCCGCGTCGGATAACGCACGCGCGCGCCGAACGTCGTCGGCTGCGCGCCGCCGCGCACGATGCCGAGCTCGTCCTCGTCGCAGCGCGCGGGATCACGCTCGGGGCCGCACGCAATCATCTCCGCGCCGTCGTGCGCGCGGAACGCGACGTCGGTGCGATCGAACGTCTCGCGCCGGACCATTCGATCCTCGAAGACGACGTGGTGCTCGCGCGCGTCGGTCGGCAGGTGCGCGACCATCTCGACCGTCAGCGGCACCTCGCGCACGCGCCCGATCGGATCGAGCCAGCCGTCGGTCCACGCGAGCTCGACGGGCGCGCCGTCGAGCTCGACCGGCACCTCGGTGCGCAGCCCCTCGCCCCACTGCGCGAGGTAGCGATCCGCTTCGTCGCGCGTGACCTCGTGATCGCCGTTCGCGTCGGCGGCCGCGAGCACGCGCTCGCCTTCTTCCGCGCCGAGCATCAGCGAGACCACGAGCCGCGTGTCGCCCTCGGTCGCGTCGAGCTTGAGGTACCGCTCGGCGCGCAGGATCACGTGACCGAGGTGCGCGCGCGCCGGACGCGCGATCGCGATCGCGCCTCCGATCAGCGCGACCGCGATCGCGAGCCGACGACGTTCACGCACTCTCGCCGAGCGCCTCGAGGAAGCGCACCGCGGTCGTCACGCCGAAGCCCGTGCCGCCCTTGGGCGCGGTGCCATGCGGACGATCGAGGAACGCCGGGCCCGCGATGTCGAGGTGCATCCACTTCGACTGGCCGATGAACTCGCGCAGGAAGAGCGCCGCCGTGATCGAGCCGCCGTACTGCTCGCCGACGTGCTTCATGTCCGCGATGTCGCTCTTGAGCAGCTCGCGGAGCTCCTCGTCGAGCGGCATCCGCCAGAACGTCTCGCCCTCGGCGTCCGCGGCCTTCTGGTAGCGGCTCGCGAGCTCGTCGTCGTTCGCGAAGAGACCCGCGCGCCACGGACCGAGCGCGACCATGCACGCGCCGGTGAGCGTCGCGTGATCGATCAGGTAGTCGGGCTCGATCTCGCGCGCCGCGTACGTGAGCACGTCGGCGAGCACGAGGCGGCCCTCGGCGTCGGTGTTGATGATCTCGACGGTCTTGCCGTCGAGGCTCGAGAACACGTCACCGGGCCGGTACGCCGCGGGGCCCGTCATGTTCTCCGTCGCGCCGATGAAGCCGTGCACCTCGACCGGCAGACCGAGCCGCGCGCACGCGACGAGCACGCCGATCGTCACGGCCGCGCCCGCCATGTCGCACTTCATGTCGACCATCGACTTCGGCGGCTTGATGCAGAGACCACCCGAGTCGAACGTCAGGCCCTTGCCGACGAACACGATCTTCTTGGCGCCCTTCTTCGCGCCCGCGGGCTTCCACGCCATGTGCACGAGGCGCGGCTCCTCGGCGCTCCCGCGGTTGACCG includes:
- a CDS encoding RNA polymerase sigma factor, with the protein product MTTNRFETAAKQAETWSDDTLLARMLLKESLAWREFHRRFDRLVYRCIHKVTSRFPGSLSSEDVREIYAQFLLGLTRRDMHKLRTFDAERGNKLSSWVGMLATNAAWDYLRTVARQPQCTELSDAENVGEIEADPYTQLLDKERWGRIDATLQTFSAKDRTFVRLYYMDGLTPEEVAEEMHISVKTVYSKKHKIRCRLQRMLQPIVDHAA
- the plsY gene encoding glycerol-3-phosphate 1-O-acyltransferase PlsY, giving the protein MPPSWIGPALAIVAYLVGSISFALLIARRKGIDLYGEGSGNPGATNVGRVIGKKEGRAVLLLDALKGALPYGAAVLVLGRDDVWTAVCGVAAVVGHCLPVWHRFRGGKGAATAAGVMLVAQPIAGVAAVVGYLVLKRVTRRASVGSLVGAVIGAAIVVALEGARSTVGTMTIAVAVVVWLRHADNLVRLARGEEPPS
- a CDS encoding insulinase family protein, whose protein sequence is MDPLGDASEDASITRAEIERFVATHYGPARALFVVIGDADEARVRAAIADALGRAPGAMTSRTVRAFEPSVGARVEVDDQSATSVAIAVRDVPHALAIARRATAELEGGSASVFPLRGGEIVLVRGRDADEVIAAATYARALGGERPDALAEDDPRSLARRVGARWVARTSERVEGGLGVGAVIAGGRGDADADDPDARAREEATARIDALARASDAASRGEGLREETSAHGVSIRDAHGTRVAVRAAPIGRVAIAVSIAGGVRDEPARVQGRSALLARLLARCIDAHEAGAWVDASSFGASVEVAPARALDAIEHVTRCVRRMGWSPASLEDARARAIASLDGDSERLARAASVLVPGAPGMIAPSGTLASLAAIDPRSVERAWARLATRGAVSLAIVGDVDAGPIARAALLGLVSLPAPESTRPSDAVASVGGEEIVAVRSLDERVEVTIALRDPTPRASDDVGARAALDAWIAALDGPALRVAWARSGAGAEGAWIAIAVRGDEETITTLPARIERAREAARSRIDEAVQGAIRTTRESRARDAATARASARHLARGDDDHAIDADASARTARALVDGTPRYVIARPAAAEEQRGR
- a CDS encoding TetR/AcrR family transcriptional regulator, translated to MPNERPFSAGDEGEEDAAPARPTKSKAKRASDRGGPDKRERILRAAIRVFARKGFYATRVSEIAKAAGVADGTIYLYFKNKDDVLVSIFEDRISKLIKVLRSELEQGGTFDEKFRRVIELQLGLLEGQRDLAEVVTVNLRQSSRLLKQYATPLFTEYLEVIAGLVAQGQREGVVRPDLNPRILARALWGALDGVAVTWALGGGGESGQLHRAASQVASVFLEGVRRNADRA
- a CDS encoding electron transfer flavoprotein subunit beta/FixA family protein; translated protein: MKILVPVKRVADPDNANKVKVSPDGQRVTSDGLEWKLNPFDEYAVEAALRINENGASGEKLGEVVVVSLGPDDVQTTLRQPLAMGADRGVQIKATDDQLDSSVVAKALKALVDAEKPDLVLMGKQAVDGDSNTAGQMLAELLGWPMATFAMALEVDASGKAIKVGREVDTGVLTVKVTLPAVVTVDLRIVSPAAVKNSKTPDSHKYNEGARYASLKGIMAAKKKPIDVKSLADLGVTSAPVVKYSKFELPPARSGQVKYVESVQELVTKLRTEAKVL
- a CDS encoding electron transfer flavoprotein subunit alpha/FixB family protein, whose amino-acid sequence is MTDVLVVAELLEGGMRRSTLSAVNFAKQVAEGTGGSFDILAIGEGADNAASQLSGYGARKIFTAEIEGGYVAEKYAPTVAEVAKSGDYGVVSATATTYGKDLLPRVAARLEAGVASDIASVAVDGGKIVYRRPMYAGNVFGYCTVETPIQVVTVRQTEFEAAAESGGSSDTESVSIAEDDAASRVEFVSLESQKSERPELTEAEIVVSGGRALKSAENFKTVLEPLVDTLGAAMGASRAAADAGYVPNDLQVGQTGKVVAPKLYFAVGISGAIQHLAGMKGSKVIVAINKDKEAPIAQVADYFLVGDLFQVIPELTGEIKKARG
- a CDS encoding zinc ribbon domain-containing protein → MSVGERRGWVALVAAVVIASAASSARADGPYEGDWRAGPMRIDVQVESWGGDCGPRPESTTVPGGSTVHVTQSGDDLTFQGRPARSTRGCWSENASVRRVSSSFQAGTWRIVCRTPDDDPRAETGQYTLRAEGTERIEFRDVSRYDWQLNESSCRATITSTQTFERVGGASPTPEPEPMPTPTPEPEREPACTPGAPARISLRPAQSTLEPGGRVCLSARVVDANGCAIRGRSPRLELRTPPGATGQLRGTCFEAAASAAEGEGEFTIVARDGAMEAQVRVQVRTPDLSDLIARRAEGGGAVTLGDAESTSEEAARVAARSEGAARGTPAWLVAGAVLGLVMVVVASIGLVVVGRRRRKKKERPIVASEVHEAPVAPVPAPVPPPPPVASGEPKICPTCRRGYPPDATTCSVDGTPLVAYADFAAGKAASTAASEKICPVCGTRYPASTRFCGKDGTTLS
- a CDS encoding GYF domain-containing protein; protein product: MKIVCDSCGAKYSIADEKVAGRVFKIRCKKCGAAIVVRGDQSSSQESAAAGGAAPAGNFDYGGEAVWHVVVEGEQQGPFSPAQLGQMISANTIAWDAYVWREGYDDWKPAQDIEELVQAIMNPGGGAAGGGEAAASDDPFAEAAAAPASKPAPAASSGSDAGADLFAQSESASPFGGGSPFGGGGDDDDVVASAPSPRVSANQAMTGARNENSVLFSLSNLQALATGGSSPGASTSSSSSAAKSSSSSAAAARPGMAAGEGSGLIDIRALASATGVAGGGAATGGIAPAASPARVDDLLSIGTASPGLGSALGAPVIIPEKKEEGGGKGLVIGMSILGGCILVAAIAIVVVMSNQPDPATIAAADTAAAGALAPGATAAAPGATAVPGTTAVPGTAAPTPATGTEVAAAAGGTTGGTTAPAAPATGTSGATAREEEGSSEGRSGGGSGRRRERGASGSSGGGSEPAAASSGGGGSSGGSAASGGSSSGSRSGGGGGGGSDIDSLLQGALGGSGGGGRSGGGGGSGGGGGDSSLPQTPSRDDVVRAMGSVQSAVAACGGGQHGTATVAISVAGTSGRVTNATVGGQFAGTPVGSCIARAVRGASFPRFQRATFTINYPFRL
- a CDS encoding leucyl aminopeptidase, producing the protein MKVSLTTDAPTKIKADLLAIGVRAGQLGKDTVFKQLDKATDGALAAAAKREDFTGKTGESLRVTVSGLGAPVVLVLGLGDGERKERDVRSIAVKAAQAASRYHHVALVLPEDVPDEERAVRVATEGLITGSYKYTRYLTGDRLPKRRTETAKIAVAKSAAGAKDALRRGTALGETINFVRDLVNAPPNDLTPTALAEAARAQSEAHGLSCKVWDKKGIEKLGMNLFLAVNRGSAEEPRLVHMAWKPAGAKKGAKKIVFVGKGLTFDSGGLCIKPPKSMVDMKCDMAGAAVTIGVLVACARLGLPVEVHGFIGATENMTGPAAYRPGDVFSSLDGKTVEIINTDAEGRLVLADVLTYAAREIEPDYLIDHATLTGACMVALGPWRAGLFANDDELASRYQKAADAEGETFWRMPLDEELRELLKSDIADMKHVGEQYGGSITAALFLREFIGQSKWMHLDIAGPAFLDRPHGTAPKGGTGFGVTTAVRFLEALGESA